Proteins encoded in a region of the Chiloscyllium punctatum isolate Juve2018m chromosome 16, sChiPun1.3, whole genome shotgun sequence genome:
- the emc1 gene encoding ER membrane protein complex subunit 1, whose translation MVVLSEIWLLFALFEFSAAIYEDQVGKFDWRRQYVGKPRFAHFDTPTQNARKLMVTTENNVIASLNLRNGEIIWRQVDKQGPEGNVDLMLFHGQDALTVSGRGRLLRSWDMNIGGLNWEILLEPGSFQTGSLVGSAEGVKYIAILKKASISLHYLTNGHQKWSEALPESEKVQYQLLYSSGSGAVYLVGMVAGSHLVVIRYDIEDGKIIEQVTVSAPWIRRLWDLCGIVADGILTCIDRESHSLWILPLESEHEPEQILLQSLELELPEKFEGKILTTQSSPLVASSAQFCLQLSESHYALLQLHEGVVTLLRDFVQAVLVSFATTGDKVVTAVMTAKNKTAFGINLYSAENGRRLLDTAMNFNLDPNCGQPEQLYIHAFLKKDDSVGYRALVQTLDHALIFIQQPGRIVWTREEALAEVITMEMVDLPLTGTQAELEGEFGKKADGPMAMFMKRLSSQLILLQAWTSQLLKMFYDARKPRSHSKNEITIENLARDEFNLQKMMVMVTASGKLFGIDSSSGTILWKQYFENVKPGSSFKLAVQRTTAHFPHPPQCTLIIKDKETRLSSLHVFNPIFGKRSQINPPVLTRPILQSLLLPIMDQDYAKVLLLIDDEHKVTVFPSSRNILQQLQDSAPVIFFYLVDPVWGKLNGFRLHKDLRTEEIWEVVIPTETQKIVIVKGKRSNEHVHSQGRVMGDRSVLYKYLNPNLLAVVTESVDTHHERTFICVYLIDGVTGRIIHESVQRKARGPVYVVHSENWVVYQYWNTKSRRNEMTVLELYEGTEQYNSTAFSSLDRPFSPIIFQQSYIFPSAISLVEATITDKGITSRHLLIGLHSGGILSLPKAFLDPRRPEVPSEQSREENLIPYAPELPIRSEWYINYNQSVSRVRGIYTAPSGLESTCLVVVYGLDIFQTRVYPSKQFDVLKDDYDYVLISSVLFGLVFTTMITKRLAQVKLLNRAWR comes from the exons ATGGTGGTTCTCTCTGAGATTTGGCTTCTTTTCGCTCTCTTTGAGTTTTCAGCGGCGATTTACGAGGATCAAGTCGGGAAATTCGACTG GCGACGCCAATATGTTGGAAAGCCTCGGTTTGCACATTTTGATACACCTACACAAAATGCAAGGAAACTCATGGTTACTACAGAGAATAACGTGATTGCTTCTCTCAACTTGAGAAATGGAGAGATCA TCTGGCGTCAGGTGGATAAACAAGGTCCTGAGGGAAATGTGGATCTGATGTTGTTCCATGGACAGG ATGCATTGACTGTGTCAGGAAGAGGGCGATTGTTGCGCtcatgggatatgaacattggtGGTTTGAACTGGGAGATCTTGCTTGAGCCTGGAAG TTTTCAGACGGGTTCTCTTGTTGGCTCTGCTGAAGGAGTAAAGTACATCGCCATTCTGAAGAAAGCCTCCATTTCCCTCCATTATCTCACAAATGGTCATCAGAAGTGGAGTGAAGCTTTACCAGAAAG TGAAAAGGTCCAatatcagctcctgtactcaTCAGGAAGTGGTGCAGTATATTTAGTGGGGATGGTTGCTGGCTCTCATCTTGTCGTCATTCGGTatgacattgaggatggaaaAATCATTGAACAG GTGACTGTATCAGCCCCCTGGATTCGACGTTTGTGGGACCTTTGTGGGATTGTTGCAGATGGGATCTTGACATGCATAGACAGGGAATCTCACTCTCTTTGGATATTGCCATTGGAATCTGAACATGAACCCGAGCAGATTCTTTTACAG TCTCTAGAGCTGGAACTTCCTGAAAAGTTTGAGGGAAAGATTTTAACAACCCAGTCATCTCCGTTGGTGGCATCGTCTGCTCAATTCTGCCTTCAATTGTCAGAGTCCCATTACGCATTATTACAGCTGCATGAGGGTGTAGTTACCCTACTACGTGACTTTGTGCAG GCTGTGTTAGTTTCCTTTGCTACAACTGGTGACAAAGTGGTGACAGCTGTAATGACAGCCAAAAACAAAACG GCTTTTGGTATCAATCTGTATTCGGCAGAGAATGGTAGACGGCTGTTGGACACAGCTATGAACTTTAACCTGGATCCAAACTGTGGCCAACCTGAACAG CTCTATATTCATGCATTTCTGAAGAAAGATGATTCTGTTGGCTATCGCGCACTGGTACAGACCCTTGACCATGCATTGATCTTCATCCAGCAACCAG GTCGGATTGTTTGGACACGGGAAGAGGCATTAGCAGAAGTTATTACCATGGAAATGGTCGATTTGCCTCTAACAGGAACACAGGCAGAACTGGAGGGTGAATTTGGGAAGAAAGCAG ATGGTCCAATGGCAATGTTTATGAAGAGACTGTCCTCCCAGCTAATCCTTCTACAAGCATGGACTTCCCagctgcttaaaatgttttatgATGCACGAAAACCACGTAGCCACTCAAAGAATGAAATAACAATAGAGAACCTGGCCCGGGATGAGTTTAATCTGCagaagatgatggtgatggtgacagCGTCTGGAAAG CTCTTTGGGATTGACAGTAGCTCTGGGACTATTTTGTGGAAGCAATACTTTGAGAATGTGAAACCAGGATCCTCCTTCAAATTGGCTGTGCAACGAACGACAGCTCACTTCCCCCATCCGCCACAGTGTACCCTGATTATTAAGGACAAG GAAACTCGGCTGAGTTCTCTTCATGTTTTCAATCCGATCTTTGGAAAGCGGAGCCAGATCAATCCACCAGTTCTAACCCGGCCCATTCTTCAGTCTTTGCTGCTTCCGATTATGGACCAAGATTATGCAAAGGTCTTACTCCTGATTGACGATGAACATAAG GTGACAGTCTTTCCCTCTAGTAGAAATATTCTGCAGCAGCTCCAGGATTCTGCACCTGTAATTTTTTTCTACCTTGTGGATCCTGTTTGGGGGAAGTTAAATGGATTCCGTCTCCACAAG GATCTTAGGACAGAGGAGATCTGGGAGGTGGTGATTCCAACAGAAACACAAAAAATAGTGATTGTGAAAGGAAAACGTTCGAATGAGCATGTGCACTCTCAAGGTCGTGTTATGGGAGATCGCAGTGTCCTCTACAAG TATCTGAATCCTAACTTGCTGGCAGTGGTTACTGAAAGCGTTGATACGCATCATGAACGGACCTTCATTTGTGTCTACCTTATTGATGGGGTGACTGGACGAATCATCCATGAGTCTGTGCAGCGGAAAGCAAGGGGACCAGTTTATGTTGTGCACTCTGAGAACTGGGTGGTG TACCAGTACTGGAACACCAAGTCCCGAAGAAATGAAATGACAGTTTTGGAACTATATGAGGGAACAGAGCAATACAATAGTACTGCGTTCAGCTCACTTGATCGTCCTTTCTCTCCCATCATTTTTCAACAGTCTTACATCTTCCCTTCAGCCATCAGTCTTGTGGAGGCCACAATCACGGACAAAGGCATCACCAGCCGTCACCTGTTGA TTGGTCTGCACTCTGGAGGAATTCTTTCTTTGCCAAAAGCATTTCTAGATCCTCGACGGCCAGAGGTTCCATCTGAGCAAAGTCG GGAAGAGAACTTGATTCCATATGCTCCAGAACTACCAATCCGATCAGAGTGGTATATTAACTACAATCAGTCTGTTTCCAGAGTGCGGGGAATTTATACAGCTCCTTCTGGTCTGGAGTCCACATGTTTG